A region from the Brevibacterium paucivorans genome encodes:
- a CDS encoding WhiB family transcriptional regulator — protein MQLLLGEADDDVAWQDQALCAQTDPEAFFPEKGGSTREAKRVCASCEVRSECLEYALANDERFGIWGGLSERERRRLKKQIV, from the coding sequence CTGCAACTTCTTTTGGGTGAAGCTGACGATGACGTTGCGTGGCAAGACCAAGCACTGTGCGCGCAAACAGATCCAGAGGCCTTCTTCCCGGAAAAGGGTGGTTCAACGCGCGAGGCTAAGCGCGTGTGCGCGTCGTGCGAAGTGCGTAGCGAATGCTTGGAATATGCGCTCGCAAACGACGAACGTTTTGGTATTTGGGGTGGGCTGTCAGAACGCGAACGCCGTCGCTTGAAGAAGCAAATCGTTTAA